A genomic segment from Saimiri boliviensis isolate mSaiBol1 chromosome 14, mSaiBol1.pri, whole genome shotgun sequence encodes:
- the LOC101041421 gene encoding sialic acid-binding Ig-like lectin 14 isoform X1 → MLPLLLLALLWGGSLQDKAGYELRVQKSATVQEGLCVLVPCSFSYPGDSSNSYHPLYVYWFREGENVYHGAPVATNHPHRTTKQETRGRFHLLGDVRKNVCSLKIEGARMEDTGNYLFRMERGKARYTYEENKLNLEVTALKPDIHFLEPLESGRPTRLNCSLPGSCEAGRPLTFSWTGDALSLLRPETTRSPVLTFTPRPKDHGTNLTCQVKLRGAEVTGAEVTTQRTVQLNVSFPLVTSEAGAVSFYPDAPQNLAIRIFFRNGTGTALQILSTGMSLPILEGQSLFLVCTVDSNPRASLSWFREGKALDPSQTSVAGTLELPDIGAGDGGEFTCRAGHPLGSQQLSFILSVQRSPSSCMCVPEKQDGSWPLVLTLIRGALMGAGFLLTYGLTWIYYTRCGGPQGSRAERPD, encoded by the exons ATGCTgcccctgctgctgctggccCTGCTGTGGGGGG GGTCCCTGCAGGACAAGGCAGGGTATGAGCTGCGAGTGCAGAAGTCGGCGACGGTGCAGGAGGGCCTGTGCGTCCTGGTGCCCTGCTCCTTCTCTTACCCGGGGGACTCCTCGAATTCCTATCATCCACTCTACGTCTACTGGTTCCGGGAGGGGGAGAACGTATACCATGGTGCTCCTGTGGCGACAAACCACCCACACAGAACTACGAAGCAAGAGACCCGGGGCCGGTTCCATCTCCTTGGGGACGTCCGGAAGAATGTCTGCTCCCTGAAAATAGAAGGTGCCAGAATGGAGGACACGGGAAACTATTTATTCCGCATGGAGAGAGGAAAGGCAAGATATACCTACGAAGAGAATAAGCTGAACTTGGAGGTGACAG CCCTGAAACCCGACATCCACTTTCTGGAGCCCCTGGAGTCCGGCCGCCCCACGAGGCTGAACTGCAGCCTTCCAGGATCCTGCGAAGCGGGACGGCCTCTCACATTCTCCTGGACGGGCGatgccctcagcctcctgcgccCGGAGACCACCCGCTCCCCGGTGCTTACCTTCACTCCGAGGCCCAAGGACCACGGCACCAACCTCACCTGTCAGGTGAAACTCCGAGGAGCTGAGGTGACTGGAGCTGAGGTGACCACGCAGAGAACTGTCCAGCTCAATGTCTCCT TCCCACTCGTCACCTCTGAAGCTGGGGCTGTGTCTTTCTACCCAGATGCTCCACAGAACCTCGCCATCCGCATCTTTTTCAGAAATGGCACAGGCACAG CCCTGCAGATCCTGAGCACTGGCATGTCACTGCCCATCCTGGAAGGCCAGTCCCTGTTCCTCGTCTGCACAGTTGACAGCAACCCCCGTGCCTCGCTGAGCTGGTTCCGGGAGGGAAAAGCCCTGGATCCCTCCCAgacctcagtagctgggaccctGGAGCTACCTGACATAGGGGCTGGAGATGGCGGGGAATTCACCTGTCGGGCTGGGCACCCGCTGGGCTCCCAGCAGCTGTCCTTCATCCTTTCTGTGCAGA GAAGCCCCTCTtcctgcatgtgtgtgcctgaGAAACAGGACGGCTCCTGGCCCCTCGTCCTCACCCTGATCCGGGGTGCTCTCATGGGGGCTGGCTTCCTCCTCACCTACGGCCTCACCTGGATCTACTACACCAG GTGTGGAGGTCCCCAGGGGAGCAGGGCAGAGAGGCCGGACTGA
- the LOC101041421 gene encoding sialic acid-binding Ig-like lectin 14 isoform X2 produces MLPLLLLALLWGGSLQDKAGYELRVQKSATVQEGLCVLVPCSFSYPGDSSNSYHPLYVYWFREGENVYHGAPVATNHPHRTTKQETRGRFHLLGDVRKNVCSLKIEGARMEDTGNYLFRMERGKARYTYEENKLNLEVTALKPDIHFLEPLESGRPTRLNCSLPGSCEAGRPLTFSWTGDALSLLRPETTRSPVLTFTPRPKDHGTNLTCQVKLRGAEVTGAEVTTQRTVQLNVSFPLVTSEAGAVSFYPDAPQNLAIRIFFRNGTGTALQILSTGMSLPILEGQSLFLVCTVDSNPRASLSWFREGKALDPSQTSVAGTLELPDIGAGDGGEFTCRAGHPLGSQQLSFILSVQRSPSSCMCVPEKQDGSWPLVLTLIRGALMGAGFLLTYGLTWIYYTSRAGVSPCWPG; encoded by the exons ATGCTgcccctgctgctgctggccCTGCTGTGGGGGG GGTCCCTGCAGGACAAGGCAGGGTATGAGCTGCGAGTGCAGAAGTCGGCGACGGTGCAGGAGGGCCTGTGCGTCCTGGTGCCCTGCTCCTTCTCTTACCCGGGGGACTCCTCGAATTCCTATCATCCACTCTACGTCTACTGGTTCCGGGAGGGGGAGAACGTATACCATGGTGCTCCTGTGGCGACAAACCACCCACACAGAACTACGAAGCAAGAGACCCGGGGCCGGTTCCATCTCCTTGGGGACGTCCGGAAGAATGTCTGCTCCCTGAAAATAGAAGGTGCCAGAATGGAGGACACGGGAAACTATTTATTCCGCATGGAGAGAGGAAAGGCAAGATATACCTACGAAGAGAATAAGCTGAACTTGGAGGTGACAG CCCTGAAACCCGACATCCACTTTCTGGAGCCCCTGGAGTCCGGCCGCCCCACGAGGCTGAACTGCAGCCTTCCAGGATCCTGCGAAGCGGGACGGCCTCTCACATTCTCCTGGACGGGCGatgccctcagcctcctgcgccCGGAGACCACCCGCTCCCCGGTGCTTACCTTCACTCCGAGGCCCAAGGACCACGGCACCAACCTCACCTGTCAGGTGAAACTCCGAGGAGCTGAGGTGACTGGAGCTGAGGTGACCACGCAGAGAACTGTCCAGCTCAATGTCTCCT TCCCACTCGTCACCTCTGAAGCTGGGGCTGTGTCTTTCTACCCAGATGCTCCACAGAACCTCGCCATCCGCATCTTTTTCAGAAATGGCACAGGCACAG CCCTGCAGATCCTGAGCACTGGCATGTCACTGCCCATCCTGGAAGGCCAGTCCCTGTTCCTCGTCTGCACAGTTGACAGCAACCCCCGTGCCTCGCTGAGCTGGTTCCGGGAGGGAAAAGCCCTGGATCCCTCCCAgacctcagtagctgggaccctGGAGCTACCTGACATAGGGGCTGGAGATGGCGGGGAATTCACCTGTCGGGCTGGGCACCCGCTGGGCTCCCAGCAGCTGTCCTTCATCCTTTCTGTGCAGA GAAGCCCCTCTtcctgcatgtgtgtgcctgaGAAACAGGACGGCTCCTGGCCCCTCGTCCTCACCCTGATCCGGGGTGCTCTCATGGGGGCTGGCTTCCTCCTCACCTACGGCCTCACCTGGATCTACTACACCAG tagagctggagtttcaccatgttggccaggctga
- the LOC101041421 gene encoding sialic acid-binding Ig-like lectin 14 isoform X4: MLPLLLLALLWGGSLQDKAGYELRVQKSATVQEGLCVLVPCSFSYPGDSSNSYHPLYVYWFREGENVYHGAPVATNHPHRTTKQETRGRFHLLGDVRKNVCSLKIEGARMEDTGNYLFRMERGKARYTYEENKLNLEVTALKPDIHFLEPLESGRPTRLNCSLPGSCEAGRPLTFSWTGDALSLLRPETTRSPVLTFTPRPKDHGTNLTCQVKLRGAEVTGAEVTTQRTVQLNVSSLQILSTGMSLPILEGQSLFLVCTVDSNPRASLSWFREGKALDPSQTSVAGTLELPDIGAGDGGEFTCRAGHPLGSQQLSFILSVQRSPSSCMCVPEKQDGSWPLVLTLIRGALMGAGFLLTYGLTWIYYTRCGGPQGSRAERPD, translated from the exons ATGCTgcccctgctgctgctggccCTGCTGTGGGGGG GGTCCCTGCAGGACAAGGCAGGGTATGAGCTGCGAGTGCAGAAGTCGGCGACGGTGCAGGAGGGCCTGTGCGTCCTGGTGCCCTGCTCCTTCTCTTACCCGGGGGACTCCTCGAATTCCTATCATCCACTCTACGTCTACTGGTTCCGGGAGGGGGAGAACGTATACCATGGTGCTCCTGTGGCGACAAACCACCCACACAGAACTACGAAGCAAGAGACCCGGGGCCGGTTCCATCTCCTTGGGGACGTCCGGAAGAATGTCTGCTCCCTGAAAATAGAAGGTGCCAGAATGGAGGACACGGGAAACTATTTATTCCGCATGGAGAGAGGAAAGGCAAGATATACCTACGAAGAGAATAAGCTGAACTTGGAGGTGACAG CCCTGAAACCCGACATCCACTTTCTGGAGCCCCTGGAGTCCGGCCGCCCCACGAGGCTGAACTGCAGCCTTCCAGGATCCTGCGAAGCGGGACGGCCTCTCACATTCTCCTGGACGGGCGatgccctcagcctcctgcgccCGGAGACCACCCGCTCCCCGGTGCTTACCTTCACTCCGAGGCCCAAGGACCACGGCACCAACCTCACCTGTCAGGTGAAACTCCGAGGAGCTGAGGTGACTGGAGCTGAGGTGACCACGCAGAGAACTGTCCAGCTCAATGTCTCCT CCCTGCAGATCCTGAGCACTGGCATGTCACTGCCCATCCTGGAAGGCCAGTCCCTGTTCCTCGTCTGCACAGTTGACAGCAACCCCCGTGCCTCGCTGAGCTGGTTCCGGGAGGGAAAAGCCCTGGATCCCTCCCAgacctcagtagctgggaccctGGAGCTACCTGACATAGGGGCTGGAGATGGCGGGGAATTCACCTGTCGGGCTGGGCACCCGCTGGGCTCCCAGCAGCTGTCCTTCATCCTTTCTGTGCAGA GAAGCCCCTCTtcctgcatgtgtgtgcctgaGAAACAGGACGGCTCCTGGCCCCTCGTCCTCACCCTGATCCGGGGTGCTCTCATGGGGGCTGGCTTCCTCCTCACCTACGGCCTCACCTGGATCTACTACACCAG GTGTGGAGGTCCCCAGGGGAGCAGGGCAGAGAGGCCGGACTGA
- the LOC101041421 gene encoding sialic acid-binding Ig-like lectin 14 isoform X3, protein MLPLLLLALLWGGSLQDKAGYELRVQKSATVQEGLCVLVPCSFSYPGDSSNSYHPLYVYWFREGENVYHGAPVATNHPHRTTKQETRGRFHLLGDVRKNVCSLKIEGARMEDTGNYLFRMERGKARYTYEENKLNLEVTALKPDIHFLEPLESGRPTRLNCSLPGSCEAGRPLTFSWTGDALSLLRPETTRSPVLTFTPRPKDHGTNLTCQVKLRGAEVTGAEVTTQRTVQLNVSYAPQNLAIRIFFRNGTGTALQILSTGMSLPILEGQSLFLVCTVDSNPRASLSWFREGKALDPSQTSVAGTLELPDIGAGDGGEFTCRAGHPLGSQQLSFILSVQRSPSSCMCVPEKQDGSWPLVLTLIRGALMGAGFLLTYGLTWIYYTRCGGPQGSRAERPD, encoded by the exons ATGCTgcccctgctgctgctggccCTGCTGTGGGGGG GGTCCCTGCAGGACAAGGCAGGGTATGAGCTGCGAGTGCAGAAGTCGGCGACGGTGCAGGAGGGCCTGTGCGTCCTGGTGCCCTGCTCCTTCTCTTACCCGGGGGACTCCTCGAATTCCTATCATCCACTCTACGTCTACTGGTTCCGGGAGGGGGAGAACGTATACCATGGTGCTCCTGTGGCGACAAACCACCCACACAGAACTACGAAGCAAGAGACCCGGGGCCGGTTCCATCTCCTTGGGGACGTCCGGAAGAATGTCTGCTCCCTGAAAATAGAAGGTGCCAGAATGGAGGACACGGGAAACTATTTATTCCGCATGGAGAGAGGAAAGGCAAGATATACCTACGAAGAGAATAAGCTGAACTTGGAGGTGACAG CCCTGAAACCCGACATCCACTTTCTGGAGCCCCTGGAGTCCGGCCGCCCCACGAGGCTGAACTGCAGCCTTCCAGGATCCTGCGAAGCGGGACGGCCTCTCACATTCTCCTGGACGGGCGatgccctcagcctcctgcgccCGGAGACCACCCGCTCCCCGGTGCTTACCTTCACTCCGAGGCCCAAGGACCACGGCACCAACCTCACCTGTCAGGTGAAACTCCGAGGAGCTGAGGTGACTGGAGCTGAGGTGACCACGCAGAGAACTGTCCAGCTCAATGTCTCCT ATGCTCCACAGAACCTCGCCATCCGCATCTTTTTCAGAAATGGCACAGGCACAG CCCTGCAGATCCTGAGCACTGGCATGTCACTGCCCATCCTGGAAGGCCAGTCCCTGTTCCTCGTCTGCACAGTTGACAGCAACCCCCGTGCCTCGCTGAGCTGGTTCCGGGAGGGAAAAGCCCTGGATCCCTCCCAgacctcagtagctgggaccctGGAGCTACCTGACATAGGGGCTGGAGATGGCGGGGAATTCACCTGTCGGGCTGGGCACCCGCTGGGCTCCCAGCAGCTGTCCTTCATCCTTTCTGTGCAGA GAAGCCCCTCTtcctgcatgtgtgtgcctgaGAAACAGGACGGCTCCTGGCCCCTCGTCCTCACCCTGATCCGGGGTGCTCTCATGGGGGCTGGCTTCCTCCTCACCTACGGCCTCACCTGGATCTACTACACCAG GTGTGGAGGTCCCCAGGGGAGCAGGGCAGAGAGGCCGGACTGA